A DNA window from Comamonas fluminis contains the following coding sequences:
- a CDS encoding sensor histidine kinase, whose translation MIFVHLALWAVQCAVAVGWLMSLGWSTSSFLWWVSALAAVMCAAMLLWLIPQAYRALLWRRRKSIRPSREVQTERKRIAAALHDGLGSQLVHAMALASSHKDSDMQQLLEQSLLDLRLIVDSMDAEDGPLSLRLARYRHRLQSVLEHRGITLHWDVWDPELLGEEGQLPRGMMAQHIMAILQEAVSNILQHAGAREIWITLAQDTRHEAVSSQVHACLCIEDDGRGLPADMACVKPEPSLPEPGRPAHFASGMGLANMFRRAREIGARLEVQPREGGGSLVRLCW comes from the coding sequence ATGATCTTTGTGCACCTGGCCCTGTGGGCGGTGCAGTGTGCTGTTGCGGTGGGCTGGCTGATGTCACTGGGCTGGTCCACATCATCATTTCTCTGGTGGGTTTCTGCGCTGGCCGCCGTCATGTGCGCGGCCATGCTGCTGTGGCTGATTCCACAGGCTTATAGAGCCTTGCTGTGGCGCAGACGAAAGAGCATCCGCCCATCTCGTGAAGTGCAGACAGAGCGCAAGCGTATTGCCGCTGCCTTGCATGACGGCCTGGGCAGCCAGCTTGTGCACGCCATGGCACTGGCAAGCTCGCACAAAGATTCAGACATGCAGCAGTTGCTGGAGCAAAGCCTGCTGGATTTGCGGCTGATTGTGGATTCCATGGATGCGGAGGACGGCCCCTTGTCCCTGCGTCTGGCCAGATACCGGCACAGACTGCAGAGCGTGCTGGAGCACCGGGGTATTACCCTGCACTGGGATGTTTGGGACCCTGAGCTGCTGGGCGAAGAGGGGCAACTGCCGCGCGGAATGATGGCGCAGCACATCATGGCCATCTTGCAGGAAGCGGTGAGCAATATTTTGCAGCACGCTGGCGCCCGTGAAATCTGGATTACGCTGGCGCAGGATACAAGGCATGAGGCCGTCAGCAGCCAGGTGCATGCCTGTCTTTGTATTGAAGATGACGGCCGTGGCTTACCAGCAGACATGGCCTGTGTGAAGCCTGAACCATCCTTGCCAGAGCCCGGGCGACCTGCGCATTTTGCTTCCGGCATGGGGCTGGCCAATATGTTCAGACGAGCACGCGAAATCGGCGCGCGGCTGGAGGTTCAGCCGCGCGAAGGCGGTGGCAGCCTGGTTCGTCTGTGCTGGTAG
- a CDS encoding patatin-like phospholipase family protein, which yields MTSVSPALRIYAGPKALAHLRQHGLAPEHVRVIPAAAGGPKGLILGPLDRFIFGHWLSQSHQPVDLVGASIGAWRMATACLDNPEQAFERLERDYIAQRFDPPAGQKRTPASLVSERFAQSLQDFYGGRISEVLYHPRYRLHVVASRGQHMLARESRWRTPLGYLGAFAANAMHRPALGRWLERVVFSTGVDGVAHRLPFSAGGLRTRQVALDERNFMDAVRASCSIPFVLQAVHDIAGAPRGAYWDGGITDYHMHLDYAASGAASESHGGIVLYPHFQKAVVPGWLDKGLRWRHRSSRFLDAMVVLAPDPAWVGQLPRGKLPDRHDFVDYGSDHDARAAAWHAATAASRQLADEFAQWLERPDLSRVEQL from the coding sequence ATGACTTCTGTTTCACCCGCTCTGCGCATTTATGCCGGCCCCAAGGCTCTGGCTCATCTTCGTCAGCATGGATTGGCGCCAGAGCATGTGCGCGTCATCCCCGCCGCAGCGGGTGGCCCTAAAGGGCTGATTCTGGGGCCGCTGGATCGTTTTATTTTTGGGCACTGGCTGAGTCAAAGCCATCAGCCGGTTGATCTGGTGGGGGCATCTATTGGTGCCTGGCGCATGGCCACTGCCTGCCTTGATAACCCCGAGCAGGCTTTTGAGCGGCTGGAGCGCGACTATATTGCCCAGCGCTTTGATCCTCCAGCGGGTCAGAAACGAACGCCAGCATCGCTGGTCAGTGAACGGTTTGCCCAAAGCCTGCAGGATTTTTATGGCGGCCGTATCTCCGAGGTTCTGTATCACCCGCGTTACCGGCTGCATGTAGTCGCCTCCCGCGGGCAGCACATGCTGGCGCGTGAGTCACGCTGGCGCACGCCGCTGGGCTATCTGGGGGCATTTGCCGCCAATGCGATGCACAGGCCTGCGCTGGGGCGCTGGCTGGAGCGGGTGGTGTTCTCAACCGGGGTTGACGGCGTTGCGCATCGCTTGCCGTTTTCGGCCGGCGGTTTGCGCACCCGGCAAGTCGCGCTGGACGAGCGCAACTTCATGGATGCTGTGCGCGCCAGTTGCTCGATTCCCTTTGTGCTGCAGGCGGTGCACGATATTGCCGGTGCACCTCGCGGCGCGTATTGGGATGGGGGCATTACCGACTATCACATGCACCTGGATTACGCGGCCTCCGGCGCTGCCAGTGAAAGCCACGGCGGCATTGTGCTGTACCCGCATTTTCAGAAGGCGGTCGTGCCCGGCTGGCTGGACAAGGGCCTGCGCTGGCGGCATCGGTCCAGCCGCTTTCTGGATGCCATGGTGGTGCTGGCGCCTGATCCAGCATGGGTCGGGCAGCTGCCGCGTGGCAAATTGCCAGATCGGCATGACTTTGTGGACTACGGCAGCGATCACGATGCCCGGGCTGCCGCATGGCATGCAGCGACAGCGGCAAGCCGCCAGTTGGCCGATGAATTTGCACAGTGGCTGGAGCGTCCGGATCTGTCGCGTGTGGAACAACTTTGA
- a CDS encoding AI-2E family transporter, whose translation MNWNGAERRVSSGMPGLVQLGDMLPALRLLVGMLIASLVIAALYFGRDMLIPLALASLLGFLLDPAVTRLKRWGLPRMAAAVVVVMLVLGVLGGMGMYLGSQVQQLSADLPTYQSTIRDKLRSLRKNANMPSAWDGVFKTYHTVEKEITTQDGNAPRVQKVQIERPESQPTTQMLQWLGRIAEPVTTAGIVLLFVILILLDRDDLRDRLLRLMGGNLHMATDALDEASERIGKYLRMQFIVNVSYGVPLAAGLWMIGVPGAILWGVLGAIMRFVPYVGPMLSAVLPLALAFAVDPGWNMFLMTLGLILLLELISNNVIEPWLYGSSTGLSTLSIIVAATFWTALWGPIGLILSTPLTVCLLVMGRNIPSLKFMEVLLGSEPVLGPQQRLYQRLLADDSDDAVSNALEVVEQNLPAKPTQEDKADAVSSFYDEVAIPALRIATQQHLEAATAEHRLRLASGMDALLEELQEHYPAVAASKQGRQPSRRLRIHSAGARWEVDALAAAMVAHAESLYGHEVSCTDWALATQTSLGQRSSSGLPSDSDWLRAMQNTDLLVLSIFNSQPQNMARRLVRRIQKRWPGVPVVLALFNAPQLAADPGFAAECGAQACVTSLHELRLWVLALQAEEVSDGVIAAPVPEDDVDRVRSLHASGVLDEALTPLYRDTVQKAINAFDTRWAQVSWVDEKHVYAPGSLLMLEPDDGSSVLSMLREQSISSYVVYEEELVVIGDLARDPRFASNPSLQEKQIRFYAGAPLMDRRGNVLGCFAIMDDEPRNMSDDDMDLLSEMADQLMEDIRIARKQGHTDKE comes from the coding sequence ATGAACTGGAATGGGGCGGAGCGCCGCGTCAGCTCGGGAATGCCGGGGCTGGTGCAGCTCGGCGACATGCTTCCCGCACTGCGGTTGCTGGTTGGCATGCTGATTGCCAGTCTGGTCATTGCCGCCCTGTATTTCGGGCGCGATATGCTGATCCCGCTGGCGCTGGCGTCGCTGCTGGGCTTTCTGCTGGACCCAGCGGTCACGCGGCTCAAGCGCTGGGGGTTGCCGCGCATGGCTGCAGCGGTGGTGGTGGTCATGCTGGTGCTGGGGGTGCTGGGCGGCATGGGCATGTATCTGGGCAGTCAGGTCCAGCAGCTCAGTGCGGACTTGCCCACGTATCAGTCCACCATTCGCGACAAACTGCGCAGCCTGCGCAAAAACGCCAATATGCCCAGTGCCTGGGATGGTGTGTTCAAGACCTATCACACGGTTGAAAAAGAAATCACCACGCAGGACGGCAATGCACCGCGTGTGCAAAAAGTGCAGATTGAACGGCCGGAGTCTCAGCCCACCACGCAGATGCTGCAATGGCTGGGGCGGATTGCAGAGCCCGTTACAACGGCGGGCATTGTGCTGCTGTTCGTGATTCTGATTTTGCTGGATCGGGATGATTTGCGGGACCGCTTGCTGCGGCTGATGGGCGGCAATCTGCATATGGCCACCGATGCGCTGGACGAAGCTTCGGAGCGCATTGGCAAATACCTGCGCATGCAGTTCATCGTCAACGTGAGCTATGGCGTGCCGCTGGCCGCAGGCCTGTGGATGATTGGCGTGCCTGGCGCCATTCTGTGGGGGGTGCTGGGGGCCATCATGCGTTTTGTGCCCTATGTCGGCCCCATGCTGTCGGCCGTGCTGCCGCTGGCGCTGGCATTTGCCGTCGATCCCGGCTGGAATATGTTTCTCATGACGCTGGGGCTGATTCTGCTGCTGGAGCTGATCAGCAACAACGTGATCGAGCCTTGGCTCTATGGCTCCAGCACTGGCCTGTCCACGCTCTCCATCATCGTGGCGGCCACTTTCTGGACGGCGCTGTGGGGGCCGATTGGTCTGATTCTGTCCACGCCGCTGACCGTCTGCCTGCTGGTGATGGGGCGCAATATTCCTTCGCTCAAGTTCATGGAAGTCCTGCTGGGCAGCGAGCCGGTGCTGGGGCCGCAGCAGCGCCTGTACCAGCGCCTGCTGGCCGATGACAGCGATGACGCTGTCAGCAATGCGCTGGAAGTGGTGGAGCAGAACCTGCCTGCCAAGCCAACGCAGGAAGACAAGGCCGATGCCGTGAGCAGCTTCTATGACGAAGTAGCCATTCCCGCCTTGCGCATTGCCACGCAGCAGCATCTGGAAGCCGCAACGGCCGAGCACCGCCTGCGCCTGGCCAGCGGCATGGATGCCTTGCTGGAAGAGCTGCAGGAGCATTACCCTGCTGTGGCCGCATCAAAGCAGGGCAGGCAACCCAGCAGGCGCCTGCGCATTCACAGCGCCGGGGCACGCTGGGAAGTGGACGCCCTGGCAGCCGCCATGGTGGCCCATGCGGAAAGCCTTTACGGGCATGAAGTCAGCTGCACAGACTGGGCACTGGCCACCCAGACCAGTCTGGGGCAGCGCAGCAGCAGCGGCCTGCCTTCTGACAGTGACTGGCTGCGGGCCATGCAGAACACAGATCTGCTGGTGCTGTCCATTTTCAACAGCCAGCCACAGAACATGGCGCGGCGCCTGGTGCGCCGCATTCAAAAGCGCTGGCCGGGTGTGCCCGTGGTGCTGGCCTTGTTCAATGCGCCGCAGCTGGCGGCAGACCCCGGGTTCGCGGCTGAATGCGGGGCGCAGGCCTGTGTCACCAGCTTGCATGAGCTGCGGCTGTGGGTGCTGGCGCTGCAGGCCGAAGAAGTCAGCGATGGTGTCATTGCAGCCCCTGTGCCTGAAGACGATGTGGACCGCGTCAGGTCTTTGCATGCCAGCGGTGTGCTGGATGAGGCCTTGACCCCGCTGTACCGCGATACGGTGCAAAAAGCCATCAACGCGTTTGACACCCGCTGGGCACAGGTTTCATGGGTGGATGAAAAGCATGTTTATGCACCGGGCAGCTTGCTGATGCTGGAGCCCGACGACGGTTCATCCGTGCTCAGCATGCTGCGCGAGCAAAGCATCAGCTCCTATGTGGTCTATGAGGAAGAGCTGGTCGTGATTGGCGACCTGGCGCGTGACCCGCGCTTTGCAAGCAACCCCAGTCTGCAGGAAAAGCAGATTCGCTTCTATGCAGGCGCCCCGCTGATGGACAGGCGCGGTAATGTGCTGGGCTGCTTTGCCATCATGGATGACGAGCCGCGCAATATGTCTGATGACGATATGGATTTGCTGAGCGAAATGGCCGATCAGCTGATGGAAGATATTCGTATCGCACGCAAGCAGGGGCACACAGACAAGGAGTAG
- a CDS encoding iron-containing alcohol dehydrogenase, with product MAFINYVTQIQFDFGAVKLLRQECARVGISKPLIVTDPGVKAAGILQKALDALGDLPHAVFDQTPSNPTEAAARAAAEIYKAQHCDGLIAVGGGSAIDCAKGVAIAATHEGPLSHYATIEGGSPRISERVAPLIAVPTTSGTGSEVARGAIIIVDDHRKLGFHSWHLVPKAAICDPELTLGLPPLLTAATGMDAIAHCMETFMAAPFNPPADGIALDGLTRGWAHIERATRNGQDGEARRQLMSASMQGAMAFQKGLGCVHSLSHSLGGVNPRLHHGTLNAMFLPAVVRFNAEAQTVQREDRLNRMAHAMGLSSGSDIPDAIRDMSARLGLPSGLSAMGVEAAQFSAVIDGALKDHCHATNPRIASAQDYEQLLSSSM from the coding sequence ATGGCTTTTATCAATTACGTCACCCAGATCCAGTTCGACTTTGGCGCAGTCAAGCTGCTGCGCCAGGAATGCGCACGCGTGGGCATCAGCAAACCCTTGATCGTGACCGACCCCGGCGTGAAGGCGGCAGGCATTTTGCAAAAAGCCCTGGATGCACTGGGCGACCTGCCCCACGCGGTGTTTGATCAGACCCCCAGCAACCCCACGGAAGCGGCCGCGCGTGCGGCCGCTGAAATCTACAAAGCCCAGCACTGCGACGGCCTGATTGCCGTAGGCGGCGGCAGCGCTATCGACTGCGCCAAGGGCGTGGCCATTGCCGCCACGCACGAAGGGCCGCTGTCTCACTACGCCACGATTGAAGGCGGCTCGCCCCGCATCAGCGAGCGGGTGGCGCCACTGATTGCCGTGCCCACCACCAGCGGCACAGGCAGCGAGGTGGCGCGCGGGGCCATCATCATCGTGGACGACCACCGCAAGCTGGGCTTTCACAGCTGGCATCTGGTGCCCAAGGCCGCCATCTGCGACCCAGAACTGACCTTGGGCCTGCCACCTTTGCTGACGGCGGCCACTGGCATGGATGCCATCGCGCACTGCATGGAGACCTTCATGGCAGCCCCCTTCAACCCGCCCGCTGACGGCATTGCACTCGATGGACTGACCCGGGGCTGGGCCCACATAGAGCGTGCCACCCGCAACGGCCAGGACGGCGAGGCGCGCCGCCAGCTGATGAGCGCCAGCATGCAAGGAGCCATGGCTTTTCAGAAAGGGCTGGGCTGCGTGCACAGCCTGAGCCACAGCCTGGGCGGCGTGAACCCGCGCCTGCATCACGGCACCCTGAACGCCATGTTTCTGCCTGCGGTAGTGCGTTTCAACGCCGAAGCTCAAACCGTGCAGCGCGAAGACCGCCTGAACCGCATGGCCCATGCCATGGGCCTGAGCAGCGGCAGCGATATTCCCGATGCCATCCGGGACATGAGTGCCCGCCTGGGCCTGCCTTCTGGCCTGTCTGCCATGGGGGTGGAGGCGGCACAGTTCAGCGCCGTGATTGATGGCGCGCTCAAGGATCATTGCCATGCCACCAACCCGCGCATTGCTTCCGCCCAGGACTATGAACAGCTGCTGAGCAGCTCGATGTAA
- a CDS encoding MBL fold metallo-hydrolase, giving the protein MNISDTPIRSTDFGRVRVFFGHRSGKYPDGNQILIHGSDTRAAFDTPIVANHIGAEFDATEIVLMGHVHEDHMAGLHRLPHAQVHVHHGDVQAARSWEGMCTALGMPVQNPLSQQLLKAFQQDFFYAPRPDAQPYDDGAVWDLGHARVRAFHMPGHTAGHTVLVEETEGVAFIGDIDLTGFGPYYGDASSSLSDFRRTLARLPQVPAQVWVTSHHRGIYTDRQAFLHDLASFTAKIDERDNKLLDWIRQAPKTIAEMTGMGLLYPVGASVPWAKAAETRTMEQHLAELAAAGMVAADEAQRYHYRS; this is encoded by the coding sequence ATGAACATCTCTGACACCCCTATTCGCTCCACCGACTTTGGCCGGGTCCGGGTTTTCTTCGGTCACCGAAGCGGCAAGTACCCAGATGGCAATCAGATTCTGATTCATGGCTCAGACACCAGAGCCGCCTTTGACACCCCCATCGTGGCCAACCATATCGGCGCAGAGTTTGATGCCACCGAAATCGTGCTCATGGGCCATGTGCATGAAGACCATATGGCGGGCCTGCACCGCCTGCCCCATGCACAAGTCCATGTTCACCACGGCGATGTGCAGGCTGCGCGCAGCTGGGAGGGCATGTGCACCGCGCTGGGCATGCCCGTGCAAAACCCGCTGTCGCAGCAACTGCTCAAGGCCTTTCAGCAAGACTTCTTTTATGCCCCGCGCCCCGATGCGCAGCCCTATGACGACGGCGCTGTCTGGGATCTGGGCCATGCCAGGGTTCGCGCTTTTCATATGCCCGGCCATACCGCTGGCCACACCGTGCTGGTGGAGGAAACCGAAGGCGTGGCCTTCATTGGCGATATCGACCTGACGGGGTTTGGCCCCTACTACGGCGACGCCTCCTCCAGCCTGAGCGACTTTCGCCGCACGCTGGCCAGGCTGCCGCAGGTTCCGGCACAAGTTTGGGTCACTTCGCACCATCGCGGCATCTATACCGACAGGCAGGCGTTTTTGCACGACCTTGCCAGCTTCACCGCAAAAATAGACGAGCGAGACAACAAACTGCTGGACTGGATTCGCCAGGCCCCAAAAACGATTGCCGAAATGACGGGCATGGGCCTGCTCTACCCCGTTGGCGCCAGCGTGCCCTGGGCCAAAGCCGCCGAGACCCGCACCATGGAGCAGCACCTGGCGGAACTGGCCGCAGCAGGCATGGTCGCAGCCGATGAAGCGCAGCGCTATCACTACAGGAGCTGA
- a CDS encoding alpha/beta hydrolase, whose translation MSDTSSALTHSMRDVLRRMERAARTPMHQLGAAGAKAAYEAGAGVLEIPSAKLARIEDLQIPVRDGVLLPARLYAPLTQAETPEAGLPVLLYLHGGGFTVGSVATHDQLCRQLAHLAGCMVVSLDYRLAPEFTFPTAHNDCWDALQWLAAHAAELGADASRLAVGGDSAGGTLSAYCAIEARDAGLKLALQLLIYPGTTAHQDTDSHRRYAKGFVLDEAAITWFFAQYLPNQQDREDWRFAPLLAPDVEGVAPVWMGLAECDPLVDEGVEYADKLRMAGVPVDLEIYKGVTHEFVKMGRVIAEARRAHADMADALKSAFGLH comes from the coding sequence ATGTCTGATACATCTTCCGCATTGACGCACTCCATGCGCGACGTGCTGCGCCGTATGGAGCGCGCAGCGCGCACCCCCATGCACCAGTTGGGGGCCGCAGGCGCCAAGGCTGCCTATGAGGCGGGCGCTGGTGTGCTGGAAATTCCCAGCGCCAAGCTGGCGCGCATCGAAGATCTGCAAATTCCTGTTCGTGATGGCGTGCTCCTGCCCGCGCGGCTCTATGCACCGCTTACCCAGGCTGAAACGCCAGAGGCTGGTTTACCTGTGCTGCTGTATCTGCATGGCGGCGGCTTTACCGTGGGCAGCGTGGCGACGCACGATCAACTGTGCAGGCAGCTGGCGCATCTGGCAGGCTGCATGGTGGTGTCGCTGGACTACCGGCTGGCGCCGGAATTCACCTTCCCGACGGCGCACAACGATTGCTGGGATGCCTTGCAATGGCTGGCCGCCCATGCCGCAGAGCTGGGCGCAGATGCCAGTCGCCTCGCGGTGGGGGGGGACAGCGCAGGCGGCACCTTGTCGGCCTATTGCGCCATTGAGGCACGTGATGCAGGTCTGAAGCTGGCGCTGCAGCTCTTGATTTATCCGGGCACGACGGCGCACCAGGACACGGATTCGCACCGCCGCTACGCCAAGGGTTTTGTGTTGGATGAGGCTGCTATCACCTGGTTTTTTGCGCAGTACCTGCCCAACCAGCAAGACCGCGAGGACTGGCGTTTTGCCCCGCTGCTGGCGCCCGACGTGGAAGGCGTTGCCCCTGTATGGATGGGCCTGGCCGAGTGCGACCCGCTGGTGGACGAAGGCGTGGAATATGCCGACAAGCTGCGCATGGCGGGCGTACCTGTCGATCTGGAAATCTACAAGGGCGTGACCCACGAATTCGTCAAGATGGGCCGCGTGATTGCCGAAGCCAGGCGCGCCCATGCGGATATGGCGGATGCGCTGAAAAGCGCGTTTGGCCTCCATTGA
- a CDS encoding GNAT family N-acetyltransferase, with protein MNRQDFRSFTRIEVRWAEVDAQKIVFNAHYLMYADVAITRYWRQLAIPYEAGFAALGGELFVKKASTTYHASATLGDVLDVGIRCVKQGNTSVQFEAGIFRGMDLLNTVELVYVFADTATQTPQPLPQAMRDVLTAFEAGQEVVSLRSGSWNDLGREAERLRMAVFVKEQGVPREIEIDEFDPIARHVVVLNALQQPVATGRLVSDAPGVGRIGRMAVDRGVRGGRWGRMVLDSLIESARERGDREVVLHAQRHAEPFYLRAGFKPEGEPYDEAGIPHITMRRVF; from the coding sequence ATGAACCGACAAGACTTTCGCAGCTTTACCCGCATTGAAGTGCGCTGGGCCGAGGTGGATGCGCAGAAGATCGTCTTCAACGCCCATTACCTGATGTATGCCGATGTGGCCATCACCCGCTACTGGCGTCAGCTGGCCATTCCCTACGAGGCGGGTTTTGCTGCGCTGGGTGGCGAGTTGTTCGTCAAAAAAGCCAGCACCACCTATCACGCCTCGGCCACGCTGGGCGATGTGCTGGATGTGGGCATACGCTGCGTGAAGCAGGGCAATACCTCGGTGCAGTTCGAGGCGGGCATCTTCCGCGGCATGGATTTGCTGAACACGGTGGAGCTGGTCTATGTGTTTGCCGACACGGCCACGCAGACGCCGCAGCCCCTGCCGCAGGCCATGCGCGATGTGCTGACGGCCTTTGAAGCCGGGCAGGAAGTGGTGAGCCTGCGCTCTGGCAGCTGGAACGACCTGGGGCGCGAAGCCGAGCGCCTGCGCATGGCGGTGTTTGTGAAAGAGCAAGGCGTGCCGCGTGAGATCGAGATCGACGAGTTCGACCCGATTGCCCGTCATGTGGTGGTGCTCAATGCCCTGCAGCAGCCCGTTGCTACGGGTCGACTGGTCAGTGATGCGCCGGGCGTGGGTCGCATTGGCCGCATGGCGGTGGACCGTGGCGTGCGTGGCGGTCGCTGGGGGCGCATGGTGCTCGACAGCCTGATCGAATCCGCCCGTGAGCGTGGTGACCGCGAAGTGGTGCTGCACGCCCAGCGCCATGCCGAGCCCTTCTATCTGCGCGCAGGCTTCAAGCCCGAAGGCGAGCCTTATGATGAGGCGGGCATCCCTCACATCACCATGCGCCGGGTGTTTTGA
- a CDS encoding GlcG/HbpS family heme-binding protein translates to MNQRLLKTIAITLGLSAATGAALAATTSNRSIASATAVQLAQQTVAACSAEGYNVSASVVDRAGVLLAMVRADGAGTHTAEASRAKAFTSASSRNPTSGIAKAIQSNPDAAGMAQIPGFLVLAGGVPVKIANDTIGAVGVAGAPGGHLDEACAQKALTAIKDQLQ, encoded by the coding sequence ATGAACCAACGCCTGCTGAAGACCATCGCCATCACTCTGGGCCTGAGCGCCGCCACCGGAGCGGCTCTGGCTGCCACCACCAGCAACCGCAGCATTGCATCGGCCACCGCCGTGCAACTGGCCCAGCAGACCGTGGCCGCCTGCAGCGCCGAAGGCTATAACGTCAGCGCTTCCGTGGTGGACCGCGCTGGCGTGCTGCTGGCCATGGTGCGCGCCGATGGTGCAGGCACCCACACCGCAGAGGCTTCGCGTGCCAAGGCATTCACATCGGCCTCGTCGCGCAACCCCACCAGCGGCATTGCCAAGGCCATTCAATCCAACCCCGACGCGGCTGGCATGGCACAGATTCCCGGCTTTCTGGTGCTGGCAGGAGGCGTGCCCGTGAAGATAGCCAACGACACCATTGGAGCGGTTGGCGTGGCCGGTGCCCCTGGCGGTCATCTGGACGAGGCCTGTGCACAGAAGGCGCTGACCGCCATCAAGGACCAGCTGCAGTAA
- a CDS encoding response regulator transcription factor has product MIYLIDDDPSVREALHLLLQTYELPVTCFESPADCLAHLDRNQPGILITDLRMPLMSGLQMHEQLLAQGLNWPTIVITGHGDLHACRRAFKAGATDFLTKPIEEQTLLEAIEAAQAKLRQLAERQEAQRSLQSLTERESEVLALITKGLGSKEIATALDISVRTVDTHRAKLAEKLGTGSVAEQTRLLLCAHHS; this is encoded by the coding sequence ATGATTTACCTGATCGACGACGACCCCTCGGTACGCGAAGCCCTGCATCTGCTGCTGCAGACCTATGAGCTGCCCGTGACCTGTTTTGAATCCCCCGCCGACTGCTTGGCGCATCTGGACCGTAACCAGCCCGGCATTCTGATCACCGATCTGCGCATGCCGCTGATGTCCGGCCTGCAGATGCACGAGCAATTGCTGGCCCAGGGGCTGAACTGGCCCACCATCGTCATCACCGGCCACGGCGACCTGCACGCCTGCCGCCGCGCCTTCAAGGCCGGAGCGACGGACTTTCTGACCAAACCCATTGAAGAGCAGACTCTGCTGGAAGCCATAGAAGCTGCCCAGGCCAAACTGCGCCAACTGGCCGAGCGCCAGGAGGCGCAGCGCAGCCTGCAGTCTCTGACCGAGCGCGAAAGCGAAGTGCTTGCGCTGATTACCAAAGGGCTGGGCAGCAAGGAAATTGCCACAGCACTGGATATTTCCGTGCGCACCGTGGATACCCACCGCGCCAAGCTGGCCGAAAAGCTGGGCACAGGCTCTGTTGCAGAGCAAACGCGCCTGCTGCTGTGCGCCCACCACTCCTGA